One window of the Salvia miltiorrhiza cultivar Shanhuang (shh) chromosome 6, IMPLAD_Smil_shh, whole genome shotgun sequence genome contains the following:
- the LOC130988382 gene encoding ankyrin repeat-containing protein At5g02620-like isoform X1 gives MGCSELKYAWPCSVNVANFVTVRPSVEEDERGNFKNWKEQMVCLLESQDVAGFVDGEIVAPEKHEAEQWKLWRRTDRLVKGWILGSVGTDVLDAVRDKETARDVWLELDDIFKPQEEDEDNDDDDDDDDSDSESGEDFSKYLALYQAAMKGEWDTAKNFFEDINELSSSIISSESETVLHVAVLTGKANDLVQKLVEMMPVEALALKDSVGETALHNAATVGNTEAARALVKKNPDLLHMLSNSNRLPVLEAAINCQKETLEYLIGEHEANAELNPLFEGQRGDELLNAIITSEFVDIALDLAHKYPNLTLIRNENDGRSALSTIAETDTLFPRTDAFTWWQKFIYHRIPIKISKSEAGHTRYVTHDIENLNSDGAAQRKYSTSSQIISQVGKKLESMVWHVIETLVPQVKEMREKKARRQQALQLVKYLCNKVVSLPENKAATIFRISIKLAAKYGISEIVEMVIHKFPMVTFHRDSDTGRNVFLLAASYRFENVINLFYNMSDRRYMFFDSTDDEKNNLLHICGKLAPSDRLNLVAGAALQLQRELQWFKEMENFVHPSRRTWTNNDKLTPQMLFTKEHEKLKADGERWMKDTANACTIAAALIATVVFAAAFTVPGGIESASGMPLLSSQPTFVLFAVSDAISLFTSITSLLMFLSILTSRYAEQDFLYVLPKRLSMGLLSLFVSITFMLVAFSATLYLVLEEDVAWFVVLVAAFASLPVTSFVLLQFPLLVDVIYSTYGPGIFGKKTNRLLY, from the exons ATGGGTTGTTCAGAGCTGAAATACGCATGGCCTTGTAGCGTGAACGTAGCAAACTTCGTGACGGTAAGGCCGAGCGTGGAGGAAGATGAAAGAGGCAATTTCAAGAACTGGAAAGAGCAGATGGTTTGCCTGCTGGAGAGCCAGGACGTGGCGGGGTTCGTCGACGGTGAAATCGTGGCTCCGGAGAAACACGAGGCTGAGCAGTGGAAGCTGTGGAGAAGAACGGACAGGCTCGTCAAAGGATGGATTTTAGGATCGGTGGGGACGGACGTGCTTGACGCAGTGCGGGACAAGGAAACTGCAAGGGACGTATGGCTAGAATTGGACGACATTTTCAAACcacaagaagaagatgaagataatgatgatgatgatgatgatgatgattcgGACAGTGAGAGTG GTGAAGATTTTAGCAAATATTTGGCACTATACCAAGCAGCAATGAAAGGCGAGTGGGACACCGCCAAGAATTTCTTCGAAGATATAAACGAATTAAGCAGCAGCATTATCAGTTCGGAGTCAGAAACAGTTCTCCACGTAGCCGTATTGACCGGAAAAGCAAACGATTTGGTGCAAAAGTTGGTGGAAATGATGCCAGTCGAGGCGTTGGCCCTCAAGGACTCCGTTGGAGAGACGGCCTTGCACAATGCCGCGACTGTCGGAAATACAGAAGCAGCACGTGCTTTGGTTAAGAAGAATCCGGATTTGCTACACATGTTGAGTAACAGCAATCGATTGCCAGTGCTGGAAGCAGCCATAAATTGCCAAAAGGAAACGCTAGAGTACTTGATAGGTGAGCACGAGGCCAACGCCGAGCTTAACCCCTTGTTTGAGGGCCAACGAGGCGACGAGCTGTTGAATGCAATAATAACTTCTGAATTTGTTG ATATTGCATTGGATTTGGCTCACAAGTACCCAAATTTGACATTAATAAGAAACGAGAATGACGGCAGATCGGCACTATCAACAATTGCTGAAACGGATACCTTATTCCCAAGGACAGATGCTTTCACCTGGTGGCAAAAGTTTATTTACCATC GCATTCCTATAAAAATTTCTAAATCAGAAGCTGGTCACACGAGATATGTAACCCATGACATTGAAAATTTAAACAGCGATGGCGCAGCGCAGAGGAAATACTCCACTTCGTCTCAGAttatctctcaag TAGGGAAGAAGCTGGAATCCATGGTTTGGCATGTCATCGAAACTTTAG TGCCTCAAGTGaaggagatgagggagaagaAAGCACGGCGTCAACAAGCACTGCAACTGGTGAAATACTTGTGCAACAAAGTAGTGTCTTTGCCTGAAAATAAAGCTGCAACTATATTTCGGATATCTATTAAGCTGGCGGCCAAGTACGGCATCAGTGAGATCGTGGAAATGGTGATACACAAATTTCCAATGGTCACTTTCCATAGAGATTCTGACACCGGCAGGAATGTATTCCTTCTGGCAGCCAGTTATCGCTTCGAGAATGTCATCAACCTCTTCTACAATATGAGTGACCGCAGATACATGTTTTTCGACTCCACAGACGATGAGAAGAACAATTTACTGCACATTTGTGGAAAGCTCGCCCCTTCCGACAGACTCAATCTTGTTGCCGGTGCCGCTCTACAGCTGCAGCGTGAATTACAGTGGTTCAAG gAGATGGAAAATTTTGTCCATCCTTCACGCAGAACATGGACCAACAACGACAAGCTGACTCCACAGATGCTATTCACAAAGGAGCACGAGAAGTTGAAAGCTGACGGGGAGAGGTGGATGAAAGACACGGCTAACGCGTGCACCATCGCGGCAGCGCTGATTGCAACGGTCGTGTTTGCTGCAGCTTTCACGGTTCCTGGTGGGATCGAGTCTGCATCGGGCATGCCGCTGCTGTCGAGCCAGCCTACGTTCGTGCTGTTTGCGGTGTCGGACGCCATATCCTTGTTCACCTCCATCACGTCTCTGCTGATGTTCCTCTCCATCCTGACTTCACGATACGCGGAGCAAGACTTCCTATACGTTCTGCCCAAGAGGTTAAGCATGGGTCTTCTGAGCCTGTTCGTGTCCATTACGTTTATGCTGGTCGCCTTTAGCGCTACGCTGTATCTGGTGCTTGAAGAAGACGTGGCGTGGTTTGTGGTGCTTGTGGCGGCCTTCGCTTCCTTGCCGGTAACATCATTCGTGCTGCTGCAATTCCCACTGCTTGTAGATGTCATCTATTCTACTTATGGCCCTGGTATTTTCGGAAAGAAGACCAATCGTCTTCTCTATTAA
- the LOC130988384 gene encoding endochitinase EP3-like, with product MGSFNTLLSFLLAAVLIAGALQTRVSGKLSDTVTDVFFNGIANQAGGGCPGRGFYTRAAFLEAARSYPRFGNVGSADVLKREIAAFFAHVTHETGHMCHIEEINGASKAADYCDRQNKQYPCKAGKGYYGRGPVQLSWNYNYGAAGKSIGFDGLNHPEIVARDPVVSFKTGLWFWMNECHGIITSGKGFGATIRAINGPLECDGANPSTVTARVGYYRDYCKQLGVDPGNNVRC from the exons ATGGGTAGTTTCAACACATTACTATCATTTCTGCTAGCCGCAGTTCTCATAGCCGGGGCCCTTCAGACACGGGTATCCGGCAAACTCTCCGACACTGTCACAGACGTGTTCTTCAACGGGATCGCTAATCAGGCTGGGGGAGGCTGCCCGGGGAGAGGGTTCTACACACGGGCAGCATTTCTCGAGGCTGCCCGCTCCTATCCACGCTTCGGGAACGTCGGCTCCGCCGATGTTCTCAAGCGGGAAATCGCAGCCTTCTTTGCTCATGTCACGCATGAGACCGGAC ATATGTGCCACATAGAAGAAATAAATGGAGCATCAAAAGCAGCAGATTACTGTGATAGGCAAAACAAACAGTATCCATGCAAAGCAGGCAAGGGTTACTACGGCAGAGGTCCGGTGCAACTATCGTGGAACTACAACTACGGAGCAGCCGGAAAAAGCATAGGCTTCGACGGTCTCAACCACCCGGAGATTGTGGCGCGAGACCCCGTTGTCTCGTTCAAGACAGGTCTGTGGTTTTGGATGAATGAGTGCCACGGTATCATAACTTCTGGAAAAGGTTTCGGTGCGACGATTCGCGCGATAAACGGACCCCTAGAATGTGATGGGGCGAATCCGAGCACCGTCACTGCTCGTGTTGGATATTACAGAGACTATTGCAAACAACTAGGAGTTGATCCCGGGAATAATGTTAGGTGTTAG
- the LOC130988382 gene encoding ankyrin repeat-containing protein At5g02620-like isoform X2, protein MGCSELKYAWPCSVNVANFVTVRPSVEEDERGNFKNWKEQMVCLLESQDVAGFVDGEIVAPEKHEAEQWKLWRRTDRLVKGWILGSVGTDVLDAVRDKETARDVWLELDDIFKPQEEDEDNDDDDDDDDSDSESGEDFSKYLALYQAAMKGEWDTAKNFFEDINELSSSIISSESETVLHVAVLTGKANDLVQKLVEMMPVEALALKDSVGETALHNAATVGNTEAARALVKKNPDLLHMLSNSNRLPVLEAAINCQKETLEYLIDIALDLAHKYPNLTLIRNENDGRSALSTIAETDTLFPRTDAFTWWQKFIYHRIPIKISKSEAGHTRYVTHDIENLNSDGAAQRKYSTSSQIISQVGKKLESMVWHVIETLVPQVKEMREKKARRQQALQLVKYLCNKVVSLPENKAATIFRISIKLAAKYGISEIVEMVIHKFPMVTFHRDSDTGRNVFLLAASYRFENVINLFYNMSDRRYMFFDSTDDEKNNLLHICGKLAPSDRLNLVAGAALQLQRELQWFKEMENFVHPSRRTWTNNDKLTPQMLFTKEHEKLKADGERWMKDTANACTIAAALIATVVFAAAFTVPGGIESASGMPLLSSQPTFVLFAVSDAISLFTSITSLLMFLSILTSRYAEQDFLYVLPKRLSMGLLSLFVSITFMLVAFSATLYLVLEEDVAWFVVLVAAFASLPVTSFVLLQFPLLVDVIYSTYGPGIFGKKTNRLLY, encoded by the exons ATGGGTTGTTCAGAGCTGAAATACGCATGGCCTTGTAGCGTGAACGTAGCAAACTTCGTGACGGTAAGGCCGAGCGTGGAGGAAGATGAAAGAGGCAATTTCAAGAACTGGAAAGAGCAGATGGTTTGCCTGCTGGAGAGCCAGGACGTGGCGGGGTTCGTCGACGGTGAAATCGTGGCTCCGGAGAAACACGAGGCTGAGCAGTGGAAGCTGTGGAGAAGAACGGACAGGCTCGTCAAAGGATGGATTTTAGGATCGGTGGGGACGGACGTGCTTGACGCAGTGCGGGACAAGGAAACTGCAAGGGACGTATGGCTAGAATTGGACGACATTTTCAAACcacaagaagaagatgaagataatgatgatgatgatgatgatgatgattcgGACAGTGAGAGTG GTGAAGATTTTAGCAAATATTTGGCACTATACCAAGCAGCAATGAAAGGCGAGTGGGACACCGCCAAGAATTTCTTCGAAGATATAAACGAATTAAGCAGCAGCATTATCAGTTCGGAGTCAGAAACAGTTCTCCACGTAGCCGTATTGACCGGAAAAGCAAACGATTTGGTGCAAAAGTTGGTGGAAATGATGCCAGTCGAGGCGTTGGCCCTCAAGGACTCCGTTGGAGAGACGGCCTTGCACAATGCCGCGACTGTCGGAAATACAGAAGCAGCACGTGCTTTGGTTAAGAAGAATCCGGATTTGCTACACATGTTGAGTAACAGCAATCGATTGCCAGTGCTGGAAGCAGCCATAAATTGCCAAAAGGAAACGCTAGAGTACTTGATAG ATATTGCATTGGATTTGGCTCACAAGTACCCAAATTTGACATTAATAAGAAACGAGAATGACGGCAGATCGGCACTATCAACAATTGCTGAAACGGATACCTTATTCCCAAGGACAGATGCTTTCACCTGGTGGCAAAAGTTTATTTACCATC GCATTCCTATAAAAATTTCTAAATCAGAAGCTGGTCACACGAGATATGTAACCCATGACATTGAAAATTTAAACAGCGATGGCGCAGCGCAGAGGAAATACTCCACTTCGTCTCAGAttatctctcaag TAGGGAAGAAGCTGGAATCCATGGTTTGGCATGTCATCGAAACTTTAG TGCCTCAAGTGaaggagatgagggagaagaAAGCACGGCGTCAACAAGCACTGCAACTGGTGAAATACTTGTGCAACAAAGTAGTGTCTTTGCCTGAAAATAAAGCTGCAACTATATTTCGGATATCTATTAAGCTGGCGGCCAAGTACGGCATCAGTGAGATCGTGGAAATGGTGATACACAAATTTCCAATGGTCACTTTCCATAGAGATTCTGACACCGGCAGGAATGTATTCCTTCTGGCAGCCAGTTATCGCTTCGAGAATGTCATCAACCTCTTCTACAATATGAGTGACCGCAGATACATGTTTTTCGACTCCACAGACGATGAGAAGAACAATTTACTGCACATTTGTGGAAAGCTCGCCCCTTCCGACAGACTCAATCTTGTTGCCGGTGCCGCTCTACAGCTGCAGCGTGAATTACAGTGGTTCAAG gAGATGGAAAATTTTGTCCATCCTTCACGCAGAACATGGACCAACAACGACAAGCTGACTCCACAGATGCTATTCACAAAGGAGCACGAGAAGTTGAAAGCTGACGGGGAGAGGTGGATGAAAGACACGGCTAACGCGTGCACCATCGCGGCAGCGCTGATTGCAACGGTCGTGTTTGCTGCAGCTTTCACGGTTCCTGGTGGGATCGAGTCTGCATCGGGCATGCCGCTGCTGTCGAGCCAGCCTACGTTCGTGCTGTTTGCGGTGTCGGACGCCATATCCTTGTTCACCTCCATCACGTCTCTGCTGATGTTCCTCTCCATCCTGACTTCACGATACGCGGAGCAAGACTTCCTATACGTTCTGCCCAAGAGGTTAAGCATGGGTCTTCTGAGCCTGTTCGTGTCCATTACGTTTATGCTGGTCGCCTTTAGCGCTACGCTGTATCTGGTGCTTGAAGAAGACGTGGCGTGGTTTGTGGTGCTTGTGGCGGCCTTCGCTTCCTTGCCGGTAACATCATTCGTGCTGCTGCAATTCCCACTGCTTGTAGATGTCATCTATTCTACTTATGGCCCTGGTATTTTCGGAAAGAAGACCAATCGTCTTCTCTATTAA
- the LOC130988382 gene encoding ankyrin repeat-containing protein At5g02620-like isoform X3, translated as MKGEWDTAKNFFEDINELSSSIISSESETVLHVAVLTGKANDLVQKLVEMMPVEALALKDSVGETALHNAATVGNTEAARALVKKNPDLLHMLSNSNRLPVLEAAINCQKETLEYLIGEHEANAELNPLFEGQRGDELLNAIITSEFVDIALDLAHKYPNLTLIRNENDGRSALSTIAETDTLFPRTDAFTWWQKFIYHRIPIKISKSEAGHTRYVTHDIENLNSDGAAQRKYSTSSQIISQVGKKLESMVWHVIETLVPQVKEMREKKARRQQALQLVKYLCNKVVSLPENKAATIFRISIKLAAKYGISEIVEMVIHKFPMVTFHRDSDTGRNVFLLAASYRFENVINLFYNMSDRRYMFFDSTDDEKNNLLHICGKLAPSDRLNLVAGAALQLQRELQWFKEMENFVHPSRRTWTNNDKLTPQMLFTKEHEKLKADGERWMKDTANACTIAAALIATVVFAAAFTVPGGIESASGMPLLSSQPTFVLFAVSDAISLFTSITSLLMFLSILTSRYAEQDFLYVLPKRLSMGLLSLFVSITFMLVAFSATLYLVLEEDVAWFVVLVAAFASLPVTSFVLLQFPLLVDVIYSTYGPGIFGKKTNRLLY; from the exons ATGAAAGGCGAGTGGGACACCGCCAAGAATTTCTTCGAAGATATAAACGAATTAAGCAGCAGCATTATCAGTTCGGAGTCAGAAACAGTTCTCCACGTAGCCGTATTGACCGGAAAAGCAAACGATTTGGTGCAAAAGTTGGTGGAAATGATGCCAGTCGAGGCGTTGGCCCTCAAGGACTCCGTTGGAGAGACGGCCTTGCACAATGCCGCGACTGTCGGAAATACAGAAGCAGCACGTGCTTTGGTTAAGAAGAATCCGGATTTGCTACACATGTTGAGTAACAGCAATCGATTGCCAGTGCTGGAAGCAGCCATAAATTGCCAAAAGGAAACGCTAGAGTACTTGATAGGTGAGCACGAGGCCAACGCCGAGCTTAACCCCTTGTTTGAGGGCCAACGAGGCGACGAGCTGTTGAATGCAATAATAACTTCTGAATTTGTTG ATATTGCATTGGATTTGGCTCACAAGTACCCAAATTTGACATTAATAAGAAACGAGAATGACGGCAGATCGGCACTATCAACAATTGCTGAAACGGATACCTTATTCCCAAGGACAGATGCTTTCACCTGGTGGCAAAAGTTTATTTACCATC GCATTCCTATAAAAATTTCTAAATCAGAAGCTGGTCACACGAGATATGTAACCCATGACATTGAAAATTTAAACAGCGATGGCGCAGCGCAGAGGAAATACTCCACTTCGTCTCAGAttatctctcaag TAGGGAAGAAGCTGGAATCCATGGTTTGGCATGTCATCGAAACTTTAG TGCCTCAAGTGaaggagatgagggagaagaAAGCACGGCGTCAACAAGCACTGCAACTGGTGAAATACTTGTGCAACAAAGTAGTGTCTTTGCCTGAAAATAAAGCTGCAACTATATTTCGGATATCTATTAAGCTGGCGGCCAAGTACGGCATCAGTGAGATCGTGGAAATGGTGATACACAAATTTCCAATGGTCACTTTCCATAGAGATTCTGACACCGGCAGGAATGTATTCCTTCTGGCAGCCAGTTATCGCTTCGAGAATGTCATCAACCTCTTCTACAATATGAGTGACCGCAGATACATGTTTTTCGACTCCACAGACGATGAGAAGAACAATTTACTGCACATTTGTGGAAAGCTCGCCCCTTCCGACAGACTCAATCTTGTTGCCGGTGCCGCTCTACAGCTGCAGCGTGAATTACAGTGGTTCAAG gAGATGGAAAATTTTGTCCATCCTTCACGCAGAACATGGACCAACAACGACAAGCTGACTCCACAGATGCTATTCACAAAGGAGCACGAGAAGTTGAAAGCTGACGGGGAGAGGTGGATGAAAGACACGGCTAACGCGTGCACCATCGCGGCAGCGCTGATTGCAACGGTCGTGTTTGCTGCAGCTTTCACGGTTCCTGGTGGGATCGAGTCTGCATCGGGCATGCCGCTGCTGTCGAGCCAGCCTACGTTCGTGCTGTTTGCGGTGTCGGACGCCATATCCTTGTTCACCTCCATCACGTCTCTGCTGATGTTCCTCTCCATCCTGACTTCACGATACGCGGAGCAAGACTTCCTATACGTTCTGCCCAAGAGGTTAAGCATGGGTCTTCTGAGCCTGTTCGTGTCCATTACGTTTATGCTGGTCGCCTTTAGCGCTACGCTGTATCTGGTGCTTGAAGAAGACGTGGCGTGGTTTGTGGTGCTTGTGGCGGCCTTCGCTTCCTTGCCGGTAACATCATTCGTGCTGCTGCAATTCCCACTGCTTGTAGATGTCATCTATTCTACTTATGGCCCTGGTATTTTCGGAAAGAAGACCAATCGTCTTCTCTATTAA
- the LOC130988383 gene encoding uncharacterized protein LOC130988383 translates to MAGNGLPTLGRVKLVDLIPSEGLPSDSYKLSVSTLSQSLAQYSAAIIQFPMNVGALLRSCLESSRLYFHHKPPFPSADSIQHSESREWCKTSGYRADPHMWQEIYDFRPGLTSTEPGNEIEIPPAGLVDIYSLLGKASRDILDAISFYLNLRSSPFTELLDNVPLRNREISSSVVSVCCHGRPSFQGAQHHNLTAQEDGQIVMFSDHDYQVDRTLLTLLKSDKAGLYIRDLHGHWVLVDGDLGPQEAIVYPGLALYQATAGYINPAMHRTDISNLQGSIYGRCTLAFKLMPKSMASLNCSEMRAAGHGVEAQFQLPVPVDDFMQRSTDQLLNRNSFATFSFPAAQEGSIKPIMQRKKNNLRCKPLPPSKRLRLEAQRVLKERVQDIADKKGIKLRFCTLKECEGHIHSLDSPCANVRMEIGWPPGVPFVHPHDLPNKAKIGFLETYEPGWSETNDIE, encoded by the exons ATGGCAGGCAATGGCCTGCCGACACTGGGCCGGGTGAAACTTGTCGATTTAATACCATCCGAAGGCCTTCCTTCGGATTCGTATAAACTGTCAGTTTCGACTTTGTCACAGTCCTTGGCTCAATATTCAGCCGCTATTATCCAATTCCCCATGAATGTTGGAGCTCTTTTAAGGTCTTGTCTGGAGTCATCACGTCTCTACTTTCATCATAAGCCGCCATTCCCTTCTGCTGATAGTATTCAGCACAGCGAGTCTCGTGAATGGTGCAAGACTTCTGGTTATCGTGCAGACCCTCATATGTGGCAAGAGATTTATGATTTTAGGCCTGGGCTTACTTCTACCGAACCCGGTAATGAAATTGAAATCCCTCCAGCTGGTTTAGTTGACATATACTCGCTGCTTGGGAAAGCATCTCGTGACATACTGGATGCTATCAGCTTCTACCTGAATCTCCGTAGTTCACCGTTCACTGAACTACTTGATAATGTTCCTTTAAGAAATCGTGAAATTTCATCTTCTGTAGTGTCTGTCTGTTGTCATGGGAGGCCTTCTTTTCAGGGAGCACAGCATCATAATTTGACCGCTCAAGAAGATGGCCAGATAGTTATGTTCTCAGACCATGACTATCAGGTCGATAGAACCCTTTTAACTCTTCTCAAGTCGGATAAGGCAGGTCTGTATATAAGAGATCTTCATGGTCATTGGGTTCTTGTGGATGGTGATCTTGGACCTCAAGAAGCAATAGTGTATCCTGGACTTGCTTTATATCAGGCGACCGCAGGTTATATAAATCCTGCCATGCATCGAACGGATATTAGTAATCTCCAAGGTTCTATATACGGCCGCTGCACTCTAGCATTCAAACTCATGCCTAAATCCATGGCCAGTCTCAATTGTTCAGAGATGAGAGCTGCTGGGCATGGAGTGGAAGCTCAATTCCAGCTTCCTGTGCCAGTTGATGACTTCATGCAAAGATCCACAGATCAACTTCTCAATCGGAACAGTTTTGCCACTTTTAGTTTCCCGGCAGCCCAAGAAG GATCTATAAAACCCATTATGCAGAGGAAGAAGAATAATCTTAGATGTAAGCCCCTTCCACCTTCAAAGAGGCTCCGGCTCGAGGCCCAGAGAGTCTTGAAAGAGAGGGTTCAAGATATTGCTGATAAAAAGGGCATCAAGTTGAGATTTTGCACCTTGAAGGAGTGTGAGGGTCACATCCATTCGCTAGATAGTCCATGTGCGAATGTAAGAATGGAGATTGGGTGGCCACCAGGAGTTCCATTTGTCCACCCACACGATCTTCCAAACAAGGCAAAAATTGGATTTCTCGAAACCTATGAACCTGGATGGTCCGAGACAAATGACATAGAGTAA